A genomic region of Schistocerca serialis cubense isolate TAMUIC-IGC-003099 unplaced genomic scaffold, iqSchSeri2.2 HiC_scaffold_1417, whole genome shotgun sequence contains the following coding sequences:
- the LOC126442983 gene encoding trichohyalin-like: GRLRREIGRLRREIGRLRREIGRLRREIGREAKERDREAKERDREAKERDREAKERDREAKERDREAKERDREAKERDREAKERDREAKERDREAKERDREAKERDREAKERDREAKERDREAKERDREAKERDREAKERDREAKERDREAKERDREAKERDREAKERDREAKERDREAKERDREAKERDREAKERDREAKERDREAKERDREAKERDREAKERDREAKERDREAKERDREAKERDREAKERDREAKERDREAKERDREAKERDREAKERDREAKERDREAKERDREAKERDREAKERDREAKERDREAKERDREAKERDREAKERDREAKERDREAKERDREAKERDREAKERDREAKERDREAKERDREAKERDREAKERDREAKERDREAKERDREAKERDREAKERDREAKERDREAKERDREAKERDREAKERDREAKERDREAKERDREAKERDREAKERDREAKERDREAKERDREAKERDREAKERDREAKERDREAKERDREAKERDREAKERDREAKERDREAKERDREAKERDREAKERDREAKERDREAKERDREAKERDREAKERDREAKERDREAKERDREAKERDREAKERDREAKERDREAKERDREAKERDREAKERDREAKERDREAKERDREAKERDREAKERDREAKERDREAKERDREAKERDREAKERDREAKERDREAKERDREAKERDREAKERDREAKERDREAKERDREAKERDREAKERDREAKERDREAKERDREAKERDREAKERDREAKERDREAKERDREAKERDREAKERDREEINSKIENRQKEDDELR, translated from the exons gggaggctaaggagagagatagggaggctaaggagagagatagggaggctaaggagagagatagggaggctaaggagagagatagggag ggaggctaaggagagagatagggaggctaaggagagagatagggaggctaaggagagagatagggaggctaaggagagagatagggaggctaaggagagagatagggaggctaaggagagagatagggaggctaaggagagagatagggaggctaaggagagagatagggaggctaaggagagagatagggaggctaaggagagagatagggaggctaaggagagagatagggaggctaaggagagagatagggaggctaaggagagagatagggaggctaaggagagagatagggaggctaaggagagagatagggaggctaaggagagagatagggaggctaaggagagagatagggaggctaaggagagagatagggaggctaaggagagagatagggaggctaaggagagagatagggaggctaaggagagagatagggaggctaaggagagagatagggaggctaaggagagagatagggaggctaaggagagagatagggaggctaaggagagagatagggaggctaaggagagagatagggaggctaaggagagagatagggaggctaaggagagagatagggaggctaaggagagagatagggaggctaaggagagagatagggaggctaaggagagagatagggaggctaaggagagagatagggaggctaaggagagagatagggaggctaaggagagagatagggaggctaaggagagagatagggaggctaaggagagagatagggaggctaaggagagagatagggaggctaaggagagagatagggaggctaaggagagagatagggaggctaaggagagagatagggaggctaaggagagagatagggaggctaaggagagagatagggaggctaaggagagagatagggaggctaaggagagagatagggaggctaaggagagagatagggaggctaaggagagagatagggaggctaaggagagagatagggaggctaaggagagagatagggaggctaaggagagagatagggaggctaaggagagagatagggaggctaaggagagagatagggaggctaaggagagagatagggaggctaaggagagagatagggaggctaaggagagagatagggaggctaaggagagagatagggaggctaaggagagagatagggaggctaaggagagagatagggaggctaaggagagagatagggaggctaaggagagagatagggaggctaaggagagagatagggaggctaaggagagagatagggaggctaaggagagagatagggaggctaaggagagagatagggaggctaaggagagagatagggaggctaaggagagagatagggaggctaaggagagagatagggaggctaaggagagagatagggaggctaaggagagagatagggaggctaaggagagagatagggaggctaaggagagagatagggaggctaaggagagagatagggaggctaaggagagagatagggaggctaaggagagagatagggaggctaaggagagagatagggaggctaaggagagagatagggaggctaaggagagagatagggaggctaaggagagagatagggaggctaaggagagagatagggaggctaaggagagagatagggaggctaaggagagagatagggaggctaaggagagagatagggaggctaaggagagagatagggaggctaaggagagagatagggaggctaaggagagagatagggaggctaaggagagagatagggaggctaaggagagagatagggaggctaaggagagagatagggaggctaaggagagagatagggaggctaaggagagagatagggaggctaaggagagagatagggaggctaaggagagagatagggaggctaaggagagagatagggaggctaaggagagagatagggaggctaaggagagagatagggaggctaaggagagagatagggaggctaaggagagagatagggaggctaaggagagagatagggaggctaaggagagagatagggaggctaaggagagagatagggaggctaaggagagagatagggaggctaaggagagagatagggaggctaaggagagagatagggaggctaaggagagagatagggaggctaaggagagagatagggaggctaaggagagagatagggaggctaaggagagagatagggaggctaaggagagagatagggaggctaaggagagagatagggaggctaaggagagagatagggaggctaaggagagagatagggaggctaaggagagagatagggaggctaaggagagagatagggag gagataaattcaaaaatcgaaaataggcagaaagaggatgacgaactcaga